The Pyrus communis chromosome 14, drPyrComm1.1, whole genome shotgun sequence sequence TTTCCTTTTAATCTTTTAaatttctacaaattcaaaactattggATCCTCAAATTCTCAATCATTCAATGTAATTATGTAACACTTCAACATTAGAGAGCAAAATAACGAAGGGATAAATATTACTCGATTTTGATCCAAACACAATCCAAGAGTCAACAGATCCAAActttaaacaaaattgaaaccctAACAACATCAACTCTGCGAAAATTTACAGAGCAAAGCGAAAACAAAGCATTCGTGTCATTGAATTACCGATTAAGCTCCGAATCCGAACCCGATCCGAACCAGGACTCAGAACTCAAGCTCCGCCACCAGATCGGTGGAGGTACAGCTTGCCAAACACATGAAGAGCCGTGACGAAGCCTATGAAGCAGAGGCTCATGACGAGGACAACAGTCGGGGTGATCTTCAAGCCAGGAGCGTCGTCCGTGTAGAACCTCAGCATGTTGTTTCCGGCACCTGATccgcctcctcctccgccgATGCTTCCGGAGCCGGTGGAGCCTCCGACACGACGGCGACGCATTCCAGCCGTCGCGGCGGCCGAGCCCCGCGGGGCCATGACGCCGGGGCGCGCAGTCGCAGAGGACGACGACGACGCTTGGGACTGAGATGAACCTCGAGCCATTGTTAGGACAACACGAAGAGGGCGTGagttacagagagagagagagagagagagagagcgcaaCTGAGCAAATGAAGAAAATGTAGGGAGTATAATTAATGTGGACGAtacttaattattatttttgtttacttcTTTATAGTTGGGTTAGACACGTCAAATTATAACATTTAAATTATAATGGATGGTTAAACATGATAGagttttatatcaaattttgtattcctctaaataaattttgtatttattataaaaattagttgaaacaaaaattttattgGTTGAAATATTAGTGAAATAAGAAACCTACCATTAAAATTAATAAGATCTACGAAATCTTCAAATTCAGTCAATAAATAACACTTCGATTGAAAGAATAGAATTTAACATTAATTTGAAAGATGCTCTTACTTAAACTGTGACgtcaaaaataaatatgtaccGCCTAAGGAAGGCCAGTGAAGTTAATAAAACAGCTACAGTTGGATCAACAGAACCAGATCAAGTGCCAAAAAATGCTATTATTATTtggataaattatattttactctTCCAGGTTTGGGTGCGattacaacctcatacaacatttttaaactatttcaatttcatacatttactattattttatttcaatttcatacatccgttaaaaaGTCTGTTAGGTAAACCGTTAAATAATGAATAATGACATGACAAATGCGGAGTCCTCATTAGTGCTGACGTGACTGTCAGACTTGTGCCACGTGGACAAATAactaataaaaaactaaaatttaattatgacattaaaatattaaaagaattggaagtatatataaataaaaaaaatggttcATCTTCCCCAACGAACACCCTTTTCTCCCATCACCACCCCCTTCCACCATGACTTCTGCACCTCTTTCCCTAACCAGAAATTCCTAACTCCTCATTTTTCGCATCCAATTTTGCTTCACCTCTTTCTATAATTGGGATTTGTAAAACTTAAGTAAACTCAAGGTTTCACTTCAATTGCACTACCCCTTCAATGATgggatgcatgtatttatattgCATTCCAAATTACATCAGGAAATTGAAATCCCTATTTACAAGGctatttgaaattcaaagatACGACAGAAAGATTAAACTTTGAATTACAtgtaaagaaatatttgaaagaGTCTTAAACTAAACAAACTTTTGTTGGATAACACTTCGATTTGATCACAAACTCTTGAAGACCCACGCAAACTATGACTTGGTCTAACATCCCCTCGTAAGCTGACAGGCGGAGAGACAACTGGAAGCTTGGAGACTAGGAGTTTGAATTGCGTAGAAGACAGTTGTTTAGTGAACAAGTCAACAATCTGATCTTGAGAACAAATATAATTCACCACTAACTGACCACGAGCCACCTTCTCACGAACATAATGATAATGAACTTCCAAATGTTTCGTTCTTGAATGAAACATAGGGTTCAAAGCTAGGGTAATGGACGATATATTGTCGCACCAAATTGTTGGACAGACAAGATGtaaggctggtttggtattgccgtgctttgaaaaaaaactgtttctgctatggtgtgagaataagctcatttttgctacttaacgttttcagcttttttcacccaaaactgtgaaaataagctgtttttaagtttaccaaacacctt is a genomic window containing:
- the LOC137715779 gene encoding protein transport protein Sec61 subunit beta-like produces the protein MARGSSQSQASSSSSATARPGVMAPRGSAAATAGMRRRRVGGSTGSGSIGGGGGGSGAGNNMLRFYTDDAPGLKITPTVVLVMSLCFIGFVTALHVFGKLYLHRSGGGA